A genomic window from Planococcus rifietoensis includes:
- a CDS encoding catalase: MKDHNEELKNKMSEGENEETLTNRQGHPVKDNQNLRTVGNRGPATLENYNFIEKISHFDREEIPERIVHARGAGAFGYFETYGTVGDEPVEKYTRAKVFSGKGKQTPLLVRFSTVAGSRHSPETARDPRGFAVKMYTEDGNWDLVGNNLKIFFIRDAMKFPDMIHAFKNDPVSNVPDPERMFDFVARSPEATHMITFLFSPWGIPATYRHMQGSGVNTYKWVNDKGEAVLVKYHWEPKQGIRNLTQAEADEIQAKNVGHATEDLYDSIENGDYPEWELFVQIMSDDEHAELDFDPLDDTKLWPMDKFPFLPVGKMVLNRNPENYHAEIEQAAFGTGVLVDGMDFSDDKMLIGRTFSYSDTQRYRIGANYLKLPVNAPRKRVATNQYGGAMDVPRGENAKNPHINYEPSVLGGFKEADRPDTPDHEPEYQGKLTKAPIDRTNNYGQAGETYRSFEDWEREELINNLGDALSACDPRIQEEMVHHFTQADEDYGRRVRENIDMKVKEMNEMKDSDNAEPKLYGKPAASKVAQAASAKGHGAERY; the protein is encoded by the coding sequence ATGAAGGACCATAATGAAGAGCTTAAGAACAAAATGTCTGAAGGCGAAAACGAGGAAACCTTGACGAATCGCCAAGGGCATCCGGTAAAAGACAACCAGAATTTGCGAACTGTCGGAAATCGCGGGCCGGCTACTCTTGAAAACTATAACTTCATCGAAAAAATCTCTCATTTTGACCGTGAAGAAATACCGGAACGCATCGTTCATGCACGTGGTGCTGGAGCATTCGGTTATTTCGAGACTTATGGAACAGTCGGCGACGAGCCGGTTGAAAAATATACGCGCGCCAAAGTATTTTCGGGCAAAGGCAAACAGACGCCATTGCTTGTGCGCTTTTCTACAGTAGCAGGATCCCGCCACTCTCCGGAAACAGCCCGAGACCCACGCGGTTTTGCTGTGAAAATGTATACAGAAGACGGCAACTGGGACCTCGTCGGGAATAACTTGAAAATTTTCTTTATCCGTGATGCGATGAAATTCCCGGATATGATCCACGCCTTTAAAAATGACCCGGTCTCCAATGTGCCGGATCCGGAGCGGATGTTCGACTTTGTCGCCCGTTCCCCGGAAGCGACCCATATGATCACGTTCCTGTTCTCCCCTTGGGGCATTCCAGCAACCTACCGACACATGCAGGGCTCTGGGGTCAATACCTATAAATGGGTCAATGACAAAGGAGAGGCAGTCCTTGTGAAATATCATTGGGAGCCAAAACAAGGCATCCGCAATTTGACTCAGGCAGAAGCCGATGAAATCCAGGCGAAAAACGTTGGGCATGCAACGGAAGATCTTTACGATTCGATTGAAAACGGCGACTATCCGGAATGGGAGTTGTTCGTGCAGATCATGAGCGACGACGAACATGCGGAACTCGACTTTGACCCGCTGGATGACACGAAATTATGGCCGATGGATAAATTCCCATTCCTGCCAGTCGGGAAAATGGTCTTGAACCGCAATCCTGAAAACTACCATGCGGAAATTGAGCAGGCAGCATTCGGAACAGGCGTCCTTGTCGACGGCATGGATTTCTCCGATGATAAAATGTTGATTGGCCGTACGTTCTCGTATTCCGACACACAGCGTTACCGCATCGGGGCAAACTATTTGAAACTGCCGGTCAACGCGCCGAGAAAACGTGTAGCGACCAATCAATACGGAGGGGCAATGGATGTGCCGCGCGGCGAAAACGCGAAAAATCCGCACATCAATTATGAACCGTCTGTACTTGGCGGGTTCAAGGAAGCCGACCGCCCGGATACTCCGGATCATGAGCCGGAATACCAAGGCAAATTGACGAAGGCACCGATCGACCGGACAAATAACTACGGCCAGGCCGGTGAAACCTATCGCAGTTTCGAGGATTGGGAGCGAGAAGAATTGATCAATAATCTCGGCGATGCGCTATCAGCATGCGATCCGCGCATCCAAGAGGAAATGGTGCATCACTTCACGCAGGCCGATGAAGACTATGGCCGCCGCGTCCGTGAGAATATCGATATGAAAGTGAAGGAAATGAACGAAATGAAAGACAGTGACAACGCCGAACCGAAGCTTTACGGCAAGCCGGCAGCGAGCAAAGTAGCTCAAGCTGCCAGCGCTAAAGGGCACGGAGCAGAACGTTATTAA
- a CDS encoding CDP-glycerol glycerophosphotransferase family protein, translated as MKVFLKVSVAYILSRFYRNAKGPKIALVGGNLGEKYEDNASVFHKYVVNNHAEQVTAYWMYDPATDYAKNGRIPNAVALGSFRNYLLFFRADYTFHGHSLLYDIVPSADKFLNLNRRTVITHVSHGIEGFKKILIQKEDVPLLKRTDYFNCASRYEYELKRDKWKIPEEKLIITGFPRFDRYLPNQQPPKEMKRILMMMTWREWLFDLSREEFLESNYFRSTIGLLEHEGIRNLLKSNGIRLQIALHPFMKRFEEHFFSLADQDYGIEFLDFNHASIERSIEENDMLLTDITSVSWDFLYLNKPIIFFMFDQQEYTEKRGSYLDLDKDLYGYRSPTVEDVYNTLTYMVDNNITHNEWYGKANEYIDYFDQDNCKRLAQRVMNV; from the coding sequence TTGAAAGTTTTTTTGAAAGTATCAGTGGCCTATATTCTCTCTCGGTTTTACCGAAATGCAAAAGGTCCGAAAATCGCCCTGGTGGGAGGAAACCTCGGAGAAAAATACGAAGACAATGCTTCCGTATTTCATAAATATGTGGTGAATAACCATGCAGAACAAGTCACGGCTTATTGGATGTATGACCCGGCGACCGACTATGCGAAGAACGGTCGTATCCCAAATGCCGTAGCGCTTGGCAGCTTCCGTAATTACTTGCTGTTTTTCCGCGCCGATTACACGTTTCATGGGCATTCCTTGCTTTATGACATCGTGCCATCCGCCGATAAATTCTTGAATTTGAATCGCCGGACGGTTATTACGCATGTCAGCCACGGCATCGAAGGCTTCAAGAAAATCCTCATCCAAAAAGAGGATGTTCCACTCCTCAAGCGGACTGATTACTTCAACTGTGCCTCGCGCTATGAATACGAGTTGAAACGCGACAAATGGAAAATCCCTGAAGAAAAACTCATCATCACCGGATTCCCCCGTTTTGACCGCTATTTGCCAAACCAGCAGCCACCAAAAGAAATGAAGCGCATCCTCATGATGATGACTTGGCGTGAATGGCTGTTTGACCTCTCAAGGGAAGAATTTCTCGAAAGCAATTACTTCCGCAGCACGATCGGCTTATTGGAGCACGAAGGAATACGAAATCTCCTGAAGTCTAATGGCATCCGTCTACAAATCGCCTTGCATCCGTTCATGAAGCGATTTGAAGAGCACTTCTTTTCGCTTGCCGACCAGGATTACGGCATCGAATTCCTGGATTTCAACCACGCATCCATTGAGCGTTCAATCGAAGAAAACGATATGCTTCTGACGGACATCACTAGCGTTTCCTGGGACTTCCTGTATTTGAACAAACCGATCATCTTCTTTATGTTCGACCAACAGGAGTATACGGAAAAACGCGGTTCCTACCTCGACCTCGATAAAGATTTATATGGATATAGATCCCCGACAGTAGAAGATGTCTACAACACGCTCACTTATATGGTGGACAACAATATTACGCACAACGAATGGTACGGAAAAGCTAATGAATACATCGACTATTTCGACCAGGACAACTGCAAACGACTGGCACAACGTGTCATGAACGTTTAA
- a CDS encoding exodeoxyribonuclease III, giving the protein MKLISWNVNGLRAVMKKGFMDFFETVEADILCVQEIKLQEGQIDLELPGYHTYWNYAQKKGYSGTAIFTKQRPLNVHYGVGLEEHDSEGRLITLEFPEFYLVNSYTPNSQHGLLRLSYRLLWEDKLLSYIQQLDLEKPVILCGDLNVAHQEIDLKNPKANKKNSGFTPEERGKISDFLDSGFVDTFRHFHPDEGGHYSWWSYRSNCREKNVGWRIDYFIASNRLVDKLKSASIHKNVHGSDHCPVELQLSNLPS; this is encoded by the coding sequence ATGAAGTTGATATCATGGAATGTAAATGGCCTGCGGGCCGTGATGAAAAAAGGGTTTATGGATTTCTTCGAGACAGTGGAAGCTGATATTTTGTGCGTTCAGGAGATCAAATTGCAGGAAGGCCAGATTGACTTGGAGCTTCCGGGTTATCATACATATTGGAATTATGCACAGAAGAAAGGCTATTCAGGCACAGCGATTTTCACCAAACAGCGCCCACTGAATGTCCATTATGGGGTCGGCCTCGAGGAGCACGATTCAGAAGGCAGGCTGATCACATTGGAGTTCCCTGAATTTTATTTGGTCAATAGCTATACGCCGAACTCCCAGCATGGGTTGCTTCGCCTCTCGTACCGGCTATTATGGGAAGACAAGCTGCTTTCGTATATCCAGCAATTGGACCTCGAAAAGCCTGTTATTTTATGCGGAGACCTGAACGTGGCGCATCAGGAAATCGATTTGAAAAACCCGAAAGCCAATAAAAAGAATTCGGGCTTCACGCCAGAAGAACGCGGAAAGATCAGTGATTTTCTCGACAGCGGTTTTGTGGACACATTCCGCCATTTCCATCCGGATGAAGGCGGCCATTATTCATGGTGGTCGTATCGTTCGAATTGCCGTGAGAAGAATGTCGGCTGGCGCATCGATTACTTCATTGCTTCCAACCGTCTCGTCGACAAACTGAAGAGTGCGTCGATCCACAAAAATGTACACGGCTCAGATCATTGCCCTGTGGAGCTGCAACTGAGCAATTTACCGTCTTAA